In Heptranchias perlo isolate sHepPer1 chromosome 16, sHepPer1.hap1, whole genome shotgun sequence, one genomic interval encodes:
- the gabarapl2 gene encoding gamma-aminobutyric acid receptor-associated protein-like 2, with the protein MKWMFKEDHSLEHRCVESAKIRAKYPDRVPVIVEKVSGSQIVDIDKRKYLVPSDITVAQFMWIIRKRIQLPSEKAIFLFVDKTVPQSSLTMGQLYEKEKDEDGFLYVAYSGENTFGF; encoded by the exons ATGAAATGGATGTTTAAAGAAGACCATTCATTAG AACACAGGTGTGTCGAATCTGCCAAAATTAGAGCTAAATATCCAGACAGAGTGCCA GTGATAGTGGAGAAGGTATCTGGCTCACAGATAGTGGACATAGACAAAAGAAAGTACCTGGTGCCCTCTGATATCACAGTGGCACAGTTCATGTGGATTATCAGGAAACGGATCCAACTGCCATCTGAGAAAGCCATCTTCCTTTTTGTAGATAAGACAGTACCTCAATCCAG TTTGACCATGGGCCAACTGTATGAGAAGGAAAAAGATGAAGATGGATTTTTGTATGTGGCTTATAGTGGAGAAAACACATTTGGCTTCTAA